The bacterium genome includes the window TGAGGATGGCGTGGATGATGTCCTCGCGGCTGCCGCTGTGCTTGAGGAACCAGCGGTAGTTGTGCAGGGCCTCGTCGTCCTCGTGGATGCCCCGGCAGGCGTTGGCGTAGTACATGACCGTCCGGGGGTCCGGCGGTTCCCTCTTGGCCGCGGCTTCCTCGAGCTCCCCACGCATCATGATGTAGTTGCGCAGGTCGCTGAAGCCGCTCTCGCGGGCGTGCTCGTGCTTGACGAACGTCGGGAAGTTGGGGTCCCGGGCGACGGTTAGCTCAGGCCGCTGGGCGATGAGCGTCTCGTGGCAGCGGCCCACCCACTTCCAGTCAACCTTGCTGATGACGCGCTCGCGCCAGTGGCTGACCGTGCAGGCGCCATCGGCTTTGTCGTGCGCATAGTCGTAGCGGAGGAAGATGGCGCCCGAGTGCTTGCCGAACAGGTCGTCGACGAGCTGGCGCAGCGGGGCCGGGTTGATGACGATGTCGTCCAGGTCCAACCACATGCAGATGGGGTTCTTGGCGAGCTCGAACGACAGGTTGCGGGCGCCGGCGAAGTCCCGCATGACCCCGCCCTTGAAGTGCGGCTGGTCGCTGTACTTGGCGAACTTCTCGGCCGACAGCCACTTGCGCCCCTTCTCGAGGAGCTCGTGGTCCGTGAACTCGGGATGGTAGTGGACGACCCAGCCCAGCTCGCGGGCGCGCTTCTCGGTCCCGTCCACGCTCCCGGTGTCGACCAGGACGATCTCGTCGTCCTTGTGCACCAGGAATGAGCGCACGTTCCGGTTGAACGCGTCGATATGAGCGCGCTCATTTTTGGCGATGAGTGCAAGAGAGATCGGGATCTTGGGGGTATACGGCTGCGGGGCGGCAGTCATCGGTTACTCCTTGCGGCTGATGATGTGGAACTTCTTGTCGGGCTTGGGGAGGAACTCCTCCATGAGGATGTTGTGGACCTTGATCAGGCCACGCGGTGTCTTCAGGAAGCCCGGGAACATGCGCTCGAGGATGATGAAAACGTCCGTTGGGATCTGGCCGCGGTATGCGAACTGGCCGTCCTTGGACATGCCGTTCGAGCGGAACAACGTCTCGTACTCGCGCTTGACCATCTCGTAGAACGCGGCGGCGTGCTGCGGCCGGTCGCGGATCCAGATCTTGATGATCCGCTCTACTTCGCGGTCGGTTGCTTGGTCTTTGATCCAGATGTTACCGGCGTGGGCGTTGTCCGGCATCGGGCGGCCTCCAGTTCATGGGTGAGACGGATGAGCTCTTCCTTGACACGCTGCAGCCCCTGCATGAAGTACGCGCGCTTCCCGAAAAGGGGGATGCACTGCACAACCTGCTCGAGGCGTTGTAGACCTTCGTGAAGCTCCATGGGCGGTTCTCCAGGCGGCGGAAGAAAAGCCCCAGACCGTGGCCCGGGGCAGCGACAGGGATCAACAGGCCAGGCCCTACTCCTGCCGGATGACAAAATGTGGGGTGGGGGGTTTATACAGCTGATCCCCACCCAATAGCTGTTTGTTGTCAATGTGGGCCCCAGGCACCTTTCGGTGCGTTCACGCCGCTGAGGCCGCCGGCGAGTTTGACGCAGGGGCGACTAACCCCCCACGGTCATGACCTACGCAATGTAGGGCGAGTACGCGCGACCGCACAGGGCCGCCTTCTCGTTCCTGAAGAGGACCGTGCAGGCAGCCGACATCTGGTAGCGGTCACGGAGGCCGTCGCGAGCCAGGACTTCCCGGCGCAGCGGCGTGAGCCAGCCCGTCGCGAACCAGTTCGGATCGATGACGAGGATGTCCGACATCGACATGTTGCTGCGGATGTCGCGGTGGAGGAACACCGTCAGAACGCCGAACTCCGAATCGTACTGATTCGTCGTCAGGATCTGCTTCTTCTCGTCAGCCGAGAGGAAGGGGGTGTTCTTCGTGGCGTACAGGGAGATGGTCCGCTTCAACTTCGCGCCGACGTACACCTCGCTCGGGAACTGGGCCGTGTTGCCCCACGTGAGCTCGAGCAGGTCGTTGAACACCGACTCCGTGAGCGTGATGCTCGTCGTGGTCGTCTTGTTCGTGCTGATGAAGTTGATGAAGCCGGCCATCTGGCTGGCCGTGTCCGTGTCACCCGAGACGGCCGAACCGGCGACGATCGCGAGCTCCATGTCCCGCTTGATCTCGACGATGTTCTTGCCCTCGTAGTACACGAACGGGTCAGCGTAACCGACGTGCGCGGCATCGCGCTCCTGATCGGAGATCGCGGCGCCCTTGTAGAAGAGCTGGACGTGGTTGACCGCCCGAGTCGGGACCGTCTGGTCCTGCGCCGTGTGCGCGATGCCTTCCGCGTGGGCATTCGTCGCGGCGGACGCGTAGCTGTCGACCAGCCACTGGGGGTAACGGTTGTCGACACCGACTTGCTGAAGCCGGGAGAGAAGAGGCGTCTCGAAGGGCGACACGTTGTAGATGGCGTCCTGGAGGTCCTCAACGATGGTGGACTTGCCGGTGTTGAGCGTGCCGGCGGTGATTTCGTCTAACTGCCCTATGCAGCGTGGACTGTTTCTTCCTCTTGATGAGCGCTGGGTTCAGTCTCTCGACGTTCCCCTGTTGGGGCTTCGTTCGCGATTCCACGATGGTTCAAAGTACGAATCTGGGCTACGACGTCTGCTACCCACGGTTCATATTGTTTGGCTGGTCCGCGCCCGTGATACATGTGCGGCGCGCTGGCCAAGCGCAGAAGCAGTTCCGCCTGTCGTCGCTTGGTGACCAGAATGGGGAGCATTGCTTCCAGCAGTTTGACCACAGCGGCCTTGCGCCCGACCATAATCTTGTAGCAGGTCTTGTGATGTTGTTTGTCCTGCCACTGATAGAGTCGGTACTTGCGCCCGGTCAGATCGTGGACAATCCGCTGGACCTCGTGCATAGTCTCCAGATGCGTCATTCCGACCGCGACTGTTGGGATAAAACGGAATCCCGCGGGACTAACACGAGCGGTTATACACCCCTCGCCATCAACGATTCCCGCCAGCCAGGCCACTTTGAAGATGTTCATCTGGTTCCTCGAGTTTCCAGCTAGTAGTGGGACGAAAGCCCCCTTAGGCCTCCCACGTTTGAAG containing:
- a CDS encoding DUF5309 family protein, which codes for MGQLDEITAGTLNTGKSTIVEDLQDAIYNVSPFETPLLSRLQQVGVDNRYPQWLVDSYASAATNAHAEGIAHTAQDQTVPTRAVNHVQLFYKGAAISDQERDAAHVGYADPFVYYEGKNIVEIKRDMELAIVAGSAVSGDTDTASQMAGFINFISTNKTTTTSITLTESVFNDLLELTWGNTAQFPSEVYVGAKLKRTISLYATKNTPFLSADEKKQILTTNQYDSEFGVLTVFLHRDIRSNMSMSDILVIDPNWFATGWLTPLRREVLARDGLRDRYQMSAACTVLFRNEKAALCGRAYSPYIA